In Mycobacterium sp. JS623, one genomic interval encodes:
- a CDS encoding VOC family protein encodes MDIRLTSAVFQIFAHELSRSLDFYRLLGLPIPDSDGPHVAVELPGGNTLSFDTDEEIARMHPGWAPPARQPDGRVALALGMGSPAQVDALFEKVTATGHAGPLKPYNAPWGQRYATVADPDGNWVDLFASLET; translated from the coding sequence ATGGATATTCGTCTGACATCTGCTGTTTTCCAGATCTTCGCACACGAGTTATCACGATCCCTGGATTTCTATCGACTGCTCGGCCTGCCGATTCCCGACTCGGACGGACCACACGTCGCGGTCGAACTGCCCGGCGGCAATACGTTGTCGTTCGACACCGATGAGGAGATCGCCCGCATGCATCCGGGATGGGCGCCGCCAGCGAGGCAGCCGGACGGCCGAGTGGCATTGGCCCTCGGGATGGGCTCGCCTGCGCAAGTCGACGCCTTGTTCGAGAAGGTCACGGCCACAGGCCATGCCGGTCCGCTCAAGCCCTACAACGCGCCGTGGGGCCAGCGCTATGCGACAGTGGCGGATCCCGACGGCAACTGGGTAGACCTGTTTGCGTCGCTCGAAACCTGA
- a CDS encoding LpqN/LpqT family lipoprotein: MKRTAITGATAMAAALAIVLSGCGSDTKTAPSTSTSTKTSTSTSTSAKAAPSSKPKVAPRDENAKGPNPTIASYIAENNIQETPVKRGDPGSPTIDLPIPDGWEPAGADTPDWAYGAIVYTGPDAGDYTPSLVALVSKLTGNVDPQKIIDLAPGELNNLPGWKPMNEGETSTLGEYPAYQLGGTWTQDGQTKIVAQKTVVIPGSDGLYVLQLNADGLEDQKEIIGAATDVIDTDTKITP, translated from the coding sequence GTGAAACGCACAGCAATCACTGGGGCTACGGCGATGGCGGCGGCGCTCGCGATTGTGCTGTCCGGTTGCGGCTCTGACACCAAGACTGCACCCAGTACATCCACCTCGACGAAGACGTCCACCAGCACATCGACGAGCGCCAAGGCCGCTCCTTCGTCCAAGCCCAAGGTGGCTCCGCGCGATGAGAACGCCAAGGGACCGAACCCGACGATCGCCAGCTATATCGCGGAGAACAACATTCAGGAGACGCCGGTCAAGCGCGGGGATCCCGGCTCGCCCACCATCGATCTGCCGATTCCCGACGGCTGGGAGCCCGCCGGTGCGGACACTCCCGATTGGGCCTACGGCGCAATCGTTTACACCGGCCCGGATGCCGGTGACTACACGCCGAGCCTCGTCGCGCTGGTCTCGAAACTGACCGGCAACGTCGACCCGCAGAAGATCATCGACCTGGCGCCGGGTGAGCTCAACAACCTGCCCGGGTGGAAGCCGATGAACGAGGGCGAGACGAGCACCCTTGGCGAGTATCCGGCCTACCAGCTCGGTGGCACCTGGACCCAGGACGGCCAGACGAAGATCGTCGCGCAGAAGACGGTCGTGATCCCCGGCAGCGACGGGCTTTACGTCCTGCAGCTCAACGCCGACGGCCTCGAGGACCAGAAGGAAATCATCGGCGCGGCAACAGATGTGATCGATACGGACACGAAGATCACGCCGTAG
- a CDS encoding NAD(P)H-dependent flavin oxidoreductase — translation MRTELCDRFGIDYPIFVFTPSEKVAAAVSKAGGLGVLGCVRFNDAEDLENVLCWMDENTDGKPYGVDIVMPAKVPQEGSAVDIDKLIPQSHRDFVAKTLADLGVPPLPDEGERNEGVLGWLHSVARSHVEVALKHPIKLIANALGSPPKDVIDQAHEAGVPVAALAGSAKHAQRHVENGVDIVVAQGHEAGGHTGEIGSMVLWPEIVDALDGKAPVLAAGGIGTGRQVAAALALGAQGVWMGSAFLTSAEYDLGHRKPGGVSTIQEALLRANSSDTVRRRIYTGKPARLLKTRWTDAWDEPDAPEPLPMPLQNILVSEAHQRMNDSDNPDTVAMPVGQIVGRMNEIRPVADIIAELVQGFEDATRRLDGIRES, via the coding sequence ATGCGCACCGAGCTGTGTGACCGCTTCGGCATCGACTATCCGATCTTCGTCTTCACGCCATCGGAGAAGGTTGCCGCCGCGGTCAGTAAGGCCGGTGGGCTTGGCGTGCTCGGGTGTGTGCGGTTCAACGACGCCGAGGACCTCGAGAACGTGCTGTGCTGGATGGACGAGAACACCGACGGCAAGCCGTACGGCGTGGACATCGTCATGCCCGCCAAGGTGCCGCAAGAAGGCTCAGCGGTCGACATCGACAAGCTCATCCCGCAAAGCCATCGCGACTTCGTCGCCAAAACCCTTGCCGATCTTGGTGTTCCACCGCTACCGGACGAGGGGGAGCGCAACGAGGGCGTGCTCGGCTGGCTGCACTCGGTGGCACGGTCGCACGTCGAGGTGGCGCTGAAGCATCCGATCAAACTGATCGCCAACGCGCTTGGCTCACCGCCTAAGGACGTCATCGACCAGGCTCATGAGGCCGGTGTTCCGGTGGCCGCGCTGGCCGGCAGCGCCAAACATGCGCAGCGCCATGTGGAGAACGGTGTCGACATCGTCGTCGCGCAGGGCCATGAGGCCGGTGGGCACACCGGCGAAATCGGGTCGATGGTGTTGTGGCCGGAGATCGTCGACGCACTCGACGGCAAGGCGCCGGTGCTGGCGGCCGGAGGCATCGGCACCGGCAGGCAGGTGGCCGCCGCGTTGGCCCTTGGCGCACAGGGTGTCTGGATGGGCTCGGCGTTTCTGACGTCGGCGGAGTACGACCTCGGCCACCGCAAGCCGGGCGGAGTGTCCACCATTCAGGAAGCGCTGCTGCGCGCCAACTCCAGCGACACCGTCCGCCGCCGCATCTACACAGGCAAGCCCGCGCGGTTGCTCAAGACCCGGTGGACCGACGCGTGGGATGAACCCGATGCACCGGAGCCGTTGCCGATGCCGCTGCAGAACATCCTCGTCAGTGAGGCCCATCAGCGGATGAACGATTCGGACAATCCCGACACTGTCGCGATGCCGGTCGGCCAGATTGTCGGGCGAATGAACGAGATTCGTCCCGTCGCCGACATCATCGCGGAGTTGGTCCAGGGGTTCGAGGACGCCACCCGACGCCTCGACGGGATTAGGGAAAGCTAG
- a CDS encoding acyl-CoA synthetase — MALNIADLAEHAIDAVPDRVALICGDEQITYAQLEEKANRLAHYLIDQGVKKDDKVGLYCRNRIEIVIAMLGIVKAGAILVNVNFRYVEGELKYLFENSDMVALVHERRYADRVANVLPETPNVKTILVVEDGSDESFTRYGGVEFYSALEQASAERDFGERSADDIYLLYTGGTTGFPKGVMWRHEDIYRVLFGGTDFATGEFVKDEYDLAKAAAENPPMIRYPIPPMIHGATQSATWMSLFSGQTTVLAPEFDADEVWATIEKYKVNLLFFTGDAMARPLLDALTKLHDGDHEPDLSSLFLLASTAALFSTSIKEKFLELLPNRVITDSIGSSETGFGGTNIVVKGQSHTGGPRVTIDHRTVVLDEDGNEVKPGSGVRGMIAKKGNIPVGYYKDEEKTRQTFRVYNGVRYAIPGDYAEVEEDGSVTMLGRGSQSINSGGEKIYPEEVEAALKGHPDVFDALVVGVPDERYGNCVAAVVHRRDGTNPTLAELDAFVRNEIAGYKVPRKVWWVDGIQRTPAGKPDYRWAKDQTEERPADDVHANHVGSST, encoded by the coding sequence GTGGCCCTGAACATTGCCGATCTCGCCGAGCACGCCATCGACGCTGTGCCTGACCGTGTTGCCCTGATCTGCGGTGACGAGCAGATCACCTACGCCCAGTTGGAGGAGAAGGCCAACCGCCTTGCTCACTACCTCATCGACCAGGGTGTGAAGAAGGACGACAAGGTCGGGCTGTACTGCCGCAATCGCATCGAGATCGTGATCGCGATGCTCGGCATAGTGAAGGCCGGCGCCATCCTGGTCAACGTCAACTTCCGCTACGTCGAGGGCGAACTGAAGTATCTGTTCGAGAACTCCGACATGGTCGCGCTGGTGCATGAGCGCCGCTACGCCGACCGCGTCGCCAACGTGCTGCCCGAGACCCCGAACGTCAAGACGATCCTGGTTGTTGAGGACGGGAGCGACGAATCATTTACCCGCTACGGCGGCGTCGAGTTCTACTCCGCACTCGAGCAGGCCTCAGCCGAGCGTGATTTCGGCGAACGCAGCGCCGACGACATCTACCTGCTTTACACCGGCGGCACCACCGGTTTCCCCAAGGGCGTGATGTGGCGCCACGAGGACATCTACCGAGTGTTGTTCGGCGGCACCGACTTTGCCACGGGCGAGTTCGTCAAGGACGAGTACGACCTAGCCAAGGCCGCGGCGGAGAACCCGCCGATGATCCGCTACCCCATTCCGCCGATGATCCACGGCGCGACGCAATCGGCCACCTGGATGTCGCTGTTCTCGGGCCAAACCACTGTGCTGGCACCGGAATTTGATGCCGACGAGGTGTGGGCGACGATCGAGAAGTACAAGGTCAACCTGCTGTTCTTCACCGGTGACGCGATGGCACGTCCGCTGCTCGATGCGTTGACCAAGCTGCATGACGGCGACCACGAGCCGGACTTGTCGAGCCTGTTCCTGTTGGCCAGCACCGCCGCGTTGTTCTCCACCAGCATCAAGGAGAAGTTCCTCGAACTGCTGCCCAACCGGGTCATCACCGATTCGATCGGCTCTTCGGAAACCGGCTTCGGCGGCACCAACATCGTCGTCAAGGGCCAGTCGCACACCGGCGGACCGCGCGTCACCATCGATCACCGCACCGTCGTCCTCGACGAGGACGGCAATGAGGTCAAGCCGGGCTCCGGCGTACGCGGGATGATCGCGAAGAAGGGCAATATCCCGGTCGGTTACTACAAGGACGAAGAAAAAACCCGGCAGACCTTCCGAGTTTACAACGGTGTCCGCTACGCGATCCCTGGCGATTACGCGGAGGTCGAAGAAGACGGGTCCGTGACCATGCTTGGCCGTGGCTCGCAGTCCATCAACAGCGGCGGCGAGAAGATCTATCCCGAAGAGGTCGAGGCCGCGCTCAAGGGCCACCCGGACGTGTTCGACGCGCTCGTGGTGGGCGTTCCGGACGAGCGGTACGGCAACTGCGTCGCCGCCGTCGTGCATCGCCGCGATGGCACGAACCCGACGCTTGCCGAACTCGACGCCTTCGTGCGCAACGAAATCGCGGGATACAAAGTGCCGCGCAAGGTTTGGTGGGTCGACGGAATCCAGCGGACCCCGGCCGGCAAGCCCGATTACCGGTGGGCGAAGGACCAAACCGAGGAGCGTCCCGCCGACGACGTGCACGCCAATCATGTGGGGTCCTCAACATGA
- a CDS encoding crotonase/enoyl-CoA hydratase family protein, with translation MSDAETSKKGPDALLEQRGHTLILTLNRPEARNALSTEMLSIMVAAWDRVDNDPEIRSCILTGAGGYFCAGMDLKAATAKPPGDSFKDGSYDPSRIDALLKGRRLTKPLIAAVEGPAIAGGTEILQGTDIRVAGESAKFGVSEAKWSLYPMGGSAVRLVRQIPYTVACDILLTGRHITAAEAKEMGLIGYVVPDGSALEKALQIAEVINNNGPLAVQAILRTIHETEGLHENDAFKIDTKIGIEVFLSDDAKEGPLAFKEKRAPNFKMR, from the coding sequence GTGAGCGACGCTGAAACATCGAAAAAGGGCCCCGACGCCCTCCTTGAGCAGCGCGGACACACGTTGATCTTGACGCTGAATCGGCCCGAGGCACGCAACGCGCTTTCCACCGAGATGCTCTCGATCATGGTGGCGGCATGGGACCGCGTCGACAACGATCCGGAAATCCGCAGCTGCATCCTGACCGGCGCTGGCGGGTACTTCTGTGCGGGCATGGACCTGAAGGCGGCAACGGCCAAGCCGCCGGGCGATTCGTTCAAGGACGGCAGCTATGACCCGTCGCGAATCGACGCCCTGCTCAAGGGCAGGCGGCTGACGAAACCGCTCATCGCGGCGGTCGAGGGTCCGGCCATCGCCGGCGGCACCGAGATCCTGCAGGGCACCGACATCCGCGTCGCGGGCGAGAGTGCCAAGTTCGGCGTCTCGGAGGCGAAATGGAGCCTGTACCCAATGGGTGGCTCGGCCGTTCGGCTCGTGCGCCAGATTCCCTACACCGTGGCTTGCGACATCCTGCTGACCGGCCGCCACATCACCGCCGCTGAGGCCAAGGAGATGGGCCTGATCGGTTATGTCGTTCCGGACGGCTCGGCACTGGAGAAGGCGCTGCAGATCGCCGAGGTGATCAACAACAACGGACCGCTGGCCGTGCAGGCGATACTGCGCACGATCCACGAGACCGAGGGTCTGCACGAGAACGACGCATTCAAGATCGACACCAAGATCGGAATCGAGGTGTTCCTCTCCGACGACGCCAAGGAAGGCCCACTGGCGTTCAAGGAAAAGCGCGCGCCGAACTTCAAGATGCGCTGA
- a CDS encoding fatty acyl-AMP ligase, which translates to MAGLLQIEECLDADGGVEVPPGVTLISLIERNIANVGDSVAYRYLDFTRSEAGQPTEITWMRFGHRLEAIGARIQQIAGRDDRVAILAPQGLEYVAAFYAAIKAGTIAVPLFAPELPGHAERLETALNDSQPALVLTTSAVRDAVDGFLTTVSPCARPHVIAVDEIPDSAAEVFRPVEIDLADVSHLQYTGGATRPPVGVEVTHRAVGTNLIQMILSIDLLDRNTHGVSWLPLYHDMGLSMIGFPAVYGGHSTLMTPTAFIRRPQRWIHALSAGSREGRVITAAPNFAYEWAAQRGVPDAADDIDLSNVALIIGSEPVSMDAIRAFDKAFAPFGLPRSAVKPSYGIADATLLVSTIEPGAEPTVKYFDRKQLARDSAVATTADDPNAVAHVSCGQVARSLSAVIVDPDAAEELSDGHVGEIWLQGDNVCRGYWGRPDETRHTFGAKLRSRQGDWLRTGDFGVYSDGELYVIGRIADRITIDGLHHYPEDIEATTAEASPMVRRGYVVAFTDDGQRLVIIAERAAGTARDDPTPAIEAIRKLVSQKHGLTASEVHFVRAGAIPRTTSGKLARWASRERYLSAS; encoded by the coding sequence ATGGCCGGGTTGCTGCAGATCGAGGAATGCCTCGACGCCGACGGAGGCGTCGAGGTGCCGCCCGGCGTCACGCTGATCTCGCTCATCGAGCGCAACATCGCCAATGTCGGGGACTCCGTGGCTTACCGGTACCTCGACTTCACCCGATCAGAGGCTGGCCAGCCGACAGAGATCACCTGGATGCGGTTCGGGCATCGGCTGGAAGCCATCGGGGCGCGTATTCAGCAGATCGCCGGCCGCGATGACCGGGTGGCGATCCTGGCCCCGCAGGGCCTGGAGTACGTCGCGGCGTTCTATGCGGCCATCAAGGCGGGAACCATTGCGGTGCCGTTGTTTGCCCCGGAATTGCCCGGTCATGCGGAGCGGCTGGAAACAGCGCTGAACGACTCCCAACCTGCTCTCGTGTTGACCACCAGCGCCGTCAGGGACGCAGTGGACGGGTTCCTCACCACGGTGTCGCCCTGCGCAAGACCACACGTCATCGCCGTCGACGAGATCCCGGACTCGGCCGCAGAGGTCTTCAGGCCGGTGGAAATCGACCTCGCAGACGTTTCTCACCTGCAGTACACCGGCGGCGCGACGCGGCCGCCCGTAGGCGTGGAGGTCACCCACCGCGCGGTCGGCACCAACCTCATTCAAATGATCCTGTCGATCGACCTGTTGGACCGAAACACCCACGGCGTCAGCTGGTTACCGCTCTACCACGACATGGGCTTGTCGATGATCGGCTTTCCTGCGGTATACGGTGGCCATTCGACGTTGATGACGCCGACCGCGTTCATCCGCAGGCCGCAGCGGTGGATCCATGCGTTGTCGGCCGGATCACGCGAGGGTCGGGTGATCACCGCCGCGCCGAACTTCGCCTATGAGTGGGCCGCCCAGCGTGGGGTGCCCGATGCCGCCGACGATATCGACCTGAGCAATGTGGCGTTGATCATCGGCTCCGAACCCGTGAGCATGGACGCGATCCGTGCTTTCGATAAGGCGTTCGCGCCCTTCGGTTTACCGCGATCGGCCGTCAAGCCGTCCTACGGGATCGCGGACGCGACGCTGCTCGTGTCGACCATCGAGCCGGGTGCAGAGCCGACCGTAAAGTATTTCGACCGCAAACAATTGGCTCGCGATAGCGCGGTCGCGACGACCGCCGATGACCCCAATGCGGTGGCGCATGTGTCGTGTGGTCAGGTGGCGCGAAGTCTTTCGGCGGTGATCGTCGACCCCGACGCCGCCGAGGAGCTGTCCGACGGCCACGTAGGTGAGATCTGGCTGCAGGGCGACAACGTCTGTCGCGGCTACTGGGGCCGCCCGGACGAAACTCGCCACACGTTCGGCGCCAAATTGCGTTCCCGTCAAGGTGATTGGCTGCGCACTGGGGACTTCGGCGTGTACTCAGACGGCGAGCTCTATGTCATCGGCCGGATCGCGGACCGTATCACGATCGATGGTTTGCACCACTATCCGGAGGACATCGAGGCCACCACGGCGGAAGCGTCGCCGATGGTGCGGCGAGGCTACGTCGTCGCATTCACCGACGACGGTCAGCGCCTGGTGATCATCGCCGAACGCGCCGCAGGCACAGCGCGCGACGATCCGACACCAGCAATCGAGGCCATCCGAAAGTTGGTGTCGCAGAAACACGGGTTGACGGCGTCCGAGGTTCACTTCGTGCGCGCTGGTGCCATCCCGCGCACCACCAGCGGCAAGCTCGCCCGGTGGGCAAGCCGGGAGCGCTATCTCAGCGCATCTTGA
- a CDS encoding cytochrome P450: MTTTVPDVDLTDGNFYADRPASREAYRWMRANQPVFRDRNGLAAAATYAAVIEAERKPELFSNAGGIRPDQPPLPMMIDMDDPAHLLRRKLVNAGFTRKRLKVQDESIGRLCDILIDAVCERGECDLVGDLAAPLPMAVIGDMLGVLPDERELFLKWSDDMMVGLSSTVSEADMQVTMDAFVAYNDYTRSKIEQRRAEPTEDLISVLVHSEVDGERLSDDDILQETLLILVGGDETTRHTISGGIEQLIRNRDQWDLLQNDPGQLPGAIEEMLRWTSPLKNMARTIIADTEFHGASLKQGEKMLLLFESANFDETVFGDPDNFRIQRDPNSHLAFGFGTHFCLGNQLARIELINMTSRVLKRLPDLRLADGADLPLRPANFVSGLESMPVKFTPTKPLTG; the protein is encoded by the coding sequence ATGACGACCACGGTTCCCGACGTCGATCTGACCGACGGCAATTTCTACGCCGACCGCCCCGCCTCGCGCGAGGCCTATCGCTGGATGAGGGCCAACCAGCCCGTGTTTCGCGACCGCAACGGATTGGCCGCGGCGGCCACCTATGCCGCCGTGATCGAGGCCGAGCGCAAACCCGAACTGTTTTCCAATGCGGGTGGCATCAGGCCGGACCAGCCTCCGCTGCCGATGATGATCGACATGGACGATCCGGCGCATCTGTTGCGCCGCAAGCTCGTCAACGCCGGCTTCACGCGAAAGCGGTTGAAGGTGCAAGACGAGTCGATCGGTCGTTTGTGCGACATCCTCATCGACGCGGTATGCGAACGCGGCGAATGCGATTTGGTCGGGGACCTTGCCGCACCCCTACCGATGGCGGTCATCGGCGACATGCTCGGCGTACTGCCCGACGAGCGGGAACTGTTCCTGAAGTGGTCCGACGACATGATGGTCGGACTCAGTTCCACGGTGTCCGAGGCCGACATGCAGGTCACCATGGACGCGTTTGTCGCCTACAACGACTACACCCGCAGCAAGATCGAACAGCGTCGCGCCGAACCGACCGAGGACCTGATCAGCGTCCTGGTGCACTCGGAGGTCGACGGCGAACGGCTGAGCGATGACGACATCCTTCAGGAGACGCTGCTGATCCTCGTCGGCGGTGACGAGACGACGCGTCACACGATTTCGGGTGGTATCGAGCAGCTGATACGCAACCGGGACCAGTGGGATCTACTGCAGAACGATCCTGGCCAGCTCCCCGGGGCGATCGAGGAGATGCTGCGCTGGACATCGCCGTTGAAGAACATGGCACGAACGATCATTGCCGACACGGAATTTCACGGCGCCAGCCTCAAGCAGGGTGAGAAGATGCTCCTGCTGTTCGAGTCGGCGAACTTCGACGAGACCGTTTTCGGTGACCCGGACAACTTCCGGATTCAGCGGGATCCCAACAGCCACTTGGCATTCGGATTCGGCACGCATTTCTGCCTTGGGAACCAGCTGGCCCGGATCGAGTTGATCAACATGACGAGCCGGGTGCTGAAGCGGTTACCCGATCTGAGGCTCGCGGACGGCGCCGACCTTCCGCTGCGCCCGGCGAACTTCGTGTCCGGCCTGGAGTCGATGCCGGTGAAATTCACCCCGACTAAGCCGCTGACCGGCTAG
- a CDS encoding acetoacetate decarboxylase family protein, whose product MSQHTIAGTVLTMPVRIRRANQHMAMFSVDADAAQRLIDYSGLKVCRYFPGRAIVVLMLMHYLDGDLGEYYEYGTNVMVNPPGSNASGPKALQDAGAFIHHLPVDQSFTLEAGTKIWGYPKVMADFTVREGKPFSFDVTVDGQFAVGMDFHPGLPMPAALTSRPQSNPTYSYRDGVLRETIGEMTLHDVRYRLGGAQVRLGDHPYAKELASLGFPKRALMSSSAGNVEMTFADAREIS is encoded by the coding sequence ATGTCGCAGCACACCATTGCAGGCACCGTGCTCACCATGCCGGTGCGCATCCGCCGGGCGAATCAGCACATGGCGATGTTCTCGGTGGACGCTGACGCCGCGCAGCGTCTGATCGACTACAGCGGCCTGAAGGTCTGCCGATATTTCCCGGGTCGCGCCATCGTCGTGCTGATGCTCATGCACTACCTCGACGGCGACCTCGGCGAGTACTACGAGTACGGCACGAACGTGATGGTGAATCCGCCGGGCTCGAATGCGAGCGGGCCGAAGGCCCTTCAGGATGCCGGGGCGTTCATCCACCACCTTCCTGTCGACCAGTCATTCACGCTCGAGGCGGGAACGAAAATCTGGGGTTATCCAAAAGTCATGGCGGACTTCACCGTTCGCGAAGGCAAGCCGTTCAGTTTCGACGTGACCGTGGACGGCCAGTTTGCAGTCGGCATGGATTTCCATCCGGGCCTGCCGATGCCGGCAGCGCTCACTTCGCGGCCGCAATCCAATCCGACCTACTCATATCGCGACGGCGTGCTTCGCGAAACCATCGGAGAGATGACGCTGCACGATGTGCGCTACCGACTTGGCGGCGCGCAGGTGCGCCTTGGCGACCATCCATACGCGAAAGAACTGGCCTCGCTTGGTTTTCCGAAACGCGCCCTGATGTCGAGTTCGGCAGGCAATGTCGAGATGACATTCGCCGACGCTCGGGAGATCTCATGA
- a CDS encoding LLM class F420-dependent oxidoreductase: MKLGLQLGYWGAQPPENHAELVAAAEDAGFDTVFTAEAWGSDAYTPLAWWGRETKRMRLGTSVIQLSARTPTACAMAALTLDHLSGGRHILGLGVSGPQVVEGWYGAKFPKPLARTREYIDILRQVWAREAPVHSDGPHYPLPLSGEGTTGLGKNLKPITHPLRADIPVMLGAEGPKNVALAAEICDGWLPIFYSPRIAGMYNEWLDEGFARPGARRTREDFEICATAQVVVTDDRPAIMELMKPHLALYMGGMGAEDTNFHADVYRRMGYAEVVDDVTKLFRNDRKDEAAKIIPDELVDDSAIVGDLPYVQEQIKAWEAAGVTMMVVGARSPEQIRDLAGLV; encoded by the coding sequence ATGAAGCTGGGTTTGCAGCTGGGATATTGGGGGGCGCAGCCGCCCGAAAACCACGCCGAACTGGTGGCCGCGGCCGAGGATGCGGGCTTCGACACCGTGTTCACCGCCGAAGCTTGGGGCTCGGACGCGTACACGCCGCTGGCCTGGTGGGGCCGCGAGACCAAGCGCATGCGCCTGGGCACCTCGGTCATCCAGCTCTCGGCCCGCACGCCCACCGCATGTGCGATGGCGGCGCTGACCTTGGATCACCTGTCCGGTGGACGGCACATCCTCGGGCTCGGCGTCTCGGGCCCGCAGGTCGTCGAGGGTTGGTACGGCGCGAAGTTCCCCAAGCCGCTGGCCCGCACCCGCGAGTACATCGACATCCTTCGCCAGGTCTGGGCCCGCGAGGCGCCCGTGCACAGCGACGGCCCGCACTACCCGTTGCCGCTTTCCGGTGAGGGCACCACCGGACTCGGCAAGAACCTGAAGCCGATCACGCATCCGCTGCGCGCCGATATCCCGGTCATGCTCGGCGCCGAAGGCCCGAAGAACGTCGCGCTGGCCGCCGAGATCTGCGACGGCTGGTTGCCGATCTTCTACTCGCCCCGGATCGCCGGCATGTACAACGAGTGGCTCGACGAGGGCTTCGCGCGGCCTGGCGCTCGTCGCACTCGCGAAGACTTCGAGATCTGCGCGACCGCACAGGTGGTCGTCACCGACGACCGCCCGGCGATCATGGAGCTGATGAAGCCGCACCTGGCGCTCTACATGGGCGGCATGGGCGCCGAGGACACCAACTTCCACGCCGACGTCTACCGGAGGATGGGCTACGCCGAGGTCGTAGACGACGTGACCAAGTTGTTCCGCAACGACCGCAAGGACGAGGCCGCCAAGATCATTCCTGACGAGCTCGTCGATGACTCGGCGATTGTCGGCGACCTTCCCTATGTCCAGGAGCAGATCAAGGCATGGGAGGCCGCCGGCGTGACGATGATGGTGGTCGGGGCTCGGTCACCCGAGCAGATCCGGGACCTTGCCGGGTTGGTGTAG
- a CDS encoding Zn-ribbon domain-containing OB-fold protein, with amino-acid sequence MTTSQSSPVQIDKHERPLSAPLKLSFDYTRSVGPLLSQFFSALRERRILGVRGSDGRVHVPPAEYDPVTYQQLTEIVPVSSVGTVLSWTWQSTPLEGQPLDRPFAWALIKLDGADTALLHAVDAGTSDAISTGARVHAHWVDEPVGAITDIACFLPGEDAEPAGQPDDREPVKIQVTPSSIEIQHTASLPETTFLKALEEGKLLGARTGDNGKVYFPPKEADPATGLELDQFIELPDKGTVTTFAIINIPFSGQRIKPPYVAAYVLLDGADIPFLHLVTEIDPADVRMGMRVQAVWKPREEWGLGIDNIDYFRPTGEPDADYDTYKHHL; translated from the coding sequence GTGACCACCAGCCAAAGCAGCCCGGTGCAGATCGACAAGCATGAGCGGCCACTTTCCGCGCCGCTGAAGCTCTCATTCGACTACACCCGTTCAGTCGGCCCACTCCTCAGCCAGTTCTTCAGCGCCCTGCGCGAGCGGCGCATTCTCGGTGTCCGCGGATCAGACGGGCGCGTGCACGTGCCGCCCGCAGAGTACGACCCGGTCACGTACCAACAATTGACCGAGATCGTACCGGTGAGCAGCGTCGGCACGGTGCTGTCATGGACGTGGCAGTCGACCCCGCTGGAGGGCCAACCGCTGGACCGTCCGTTCGCATGGGCGCTCATCAAGCTGGACGGCGCCGACACCGCGCTGCTGCACGCGGTCGATGCGGGCACCTCCGACGCCATCAGCACCGGCGCCCGCGTGCACGCGCACTGGGTTGACGAGCCGGTCGGCGCGATCACCGACATCGCCTGCTTCCTCCCTGGCGAAGATGCCGAGCCGGCGGGCCAGCCTGACGACCGCGAGCCGGTCAAGATCCAGGTGACGCCGTCGTCCATCGAGATTCAGCACACCGCGTCGCTGCCCGAGACCACATTCCTCAAGGCGCTGGAAGAGGGCAAGCTACTGGGCGCGCGCACCGGCGACAACGGGAAGGTGTATTTCCCGCCCAAGGAGGCCGACCCGGCCACCGGCCTGGAACTCGACCAGTTCATCGAGCTGCCCGACAAGGGCACGGTCACCACGTTCGCGATCATCAACATCCCGTTCTCGGGCCAGCGGATCAAGCCGCCCTACGTCGCGGCCTATGTGCTGCTGGACGGCGCGGACATCCCGTTCCTGCACCTGGTCACCGAGATCGACCCGGCCGACGTCCGGATGGGTATGCGGGTCCAGGCCGTGTGGAAGCCGCGCGAGGAGTGGGGCCTTGGCATCGACAACATCGACTACTTCCGGCCGACGGGTGAGCCCGACGCCGACTACGACACCTACAAGCACCACCTGTAA